One Pullulanibacillus sp. KACC 23026 DNA segment encodes these proteins:
- the sigH gene encoding RNA polymerase sporulation sigma factor SigH has product MEDEDIVKNVHKGDHQALEYMIFKYKNFVRAKAKSYFLIGADREDVVQEGMIGLYKAIRDFNGDKLTTFKAFAELCITRQMITAVKTATRQKHIPLNSYVSLDKPIYDEESDRTLMDVVCGSKGLDPEQLLINQEKYDDIEGKMSEVLSDLERKVLMLYLDGRSYQEISADLKRHVKSIDNALQRVKRKLERFLELKEISL; this is encoded by the coding sequence ATGGAAGACGAGGATATAGTTAAGAATGTTCATAAAGGTGATCATCAGGCGCTTGAGTATATGATTTTTAAATACAAGAATTTTGTTAGAGCCAAAGCCAAATCCTATTTCTTGATTGGGGCTGATCGAGAAGATGTCGTTCAAGAAGGGATGATTGGACTCTATAAAGCTATTAGAGACTTTAATGGGGACAAGCTCACAACATTCAAGGCGTTTGCGGAATTATGCATTACTCGTCAGATGATTACAGCTGTTAAGACGGCGACTCGGCAAAAACACATCCCTCTAAATTCCTATGTGTCATTGGACAAGCCTATTTATGATGAAGAATCAGACCGTACCTTAATGGATGTTGTTTGCGGCTCAAAGGGTTTGGATCCCGAACAACTCCTCATTAATCAGGAAAAGTATGATGACATTGAAGGGAAAATGTCAGAGGTTTTGAGTGATTTAGAGCGAAAGGTTTTAATGCTTTATTTGGACGGCCGCAGTTATCAAGAAATATCGGCTGATCTCAAACGTCATGTGAAGTCGATTGATAATGCTTTGCAACGCGTGAAACGGAAATTGGAGCGCTTCTTAGAGTTGAAAGAAATAAGTTTATAA
- a CDS encoding NYN domain-containing protein — protein MDVLLVDGYNIIGAWRELSELKNHDFHAARERLIDELSEYQAYKGWRLIVVFDAHLSQGIEKKAKQSRVEVIYTKEKETADERIEKLVSHYKNVKTNVYVATSDLMEQWTIFTQGALRISARELITEISQIKKQIASKVIETNNVKQRGTIPLSKEISDHFERLRRGK, from the coding sequence ATGGACGTGCTGTTAGTTGATGGTTATAACATAATCGGTGCCTGGAGAGAGTTAAGTGAGTTGAAAAACCATGATTTTCATGCCGCTCGAGAGCGATTAATTGATGAGCTCTCGGAGTACCAAGCTTATAAAGGCTGGCGTCTAATTGTGGTTTTTGATGCTCATCTCTCTCAAGGGATTGAGAAAAAGGCTAAACAATCACGTGTCGAAGTGATTTATACAAAAGAGAAAGAAACAGCTGATGAGCGTATTGAAAAGCTAGTCTCTCACTATAAAAATGTAAAGACGAATGTGTATGTCGCAACATCGGATCTAATGGAGCAATGGACCATTTTTACACAAGGCGCTTTACGTATTTCGGCACGAGAACTTATAACGGAAATTTCCCAAATAAAAAAACAAATAGCCTCGAAAGTGATAGAAACCAATAACGTGAAACAGCGAGGGACGATCCCTTTGTCAAAGGAGATCTCGGATCATTTTGAAAGGTTGCGCCGAGGGAAATGA
- the rlmB gene encoding 23S rRNA (guanosine(2251)-2'-O)-methyltransferase RlmB, whose protein sequence is MADEWIIGRHPVAEAIESGREINKIWINKQSQGLSQDLMNKVKERKITVQFVPRQKLDQLAGSERHQGIVASVAAHEYAEIDDLFDRAKERGEDPFFILLDGLEDPHNLGSVLRTADAVGAHGVIIPKNRAVGLTSVVAKASTGAIEYIPVTRVTNLARTMKELKERGVWFVGTAADAPKDYKKMEAKLPLCLVIGNEGKGISRLVREACDFLVSIPMRGKVTSLNASVAAGLLLYEIQRIRETES, encoded by the coding sequence ATGGCAGATGAATGGATTATTGGCCGGCATCCGGTAGCAGAAGCTATTGAATCCGGGAGAGAAATAAATAAGATTTGGATTAATAAACAAAGCCAGGGACTAAGCCAAGATTTAATGAATAAAGTGAAAGAACGAAAAATCACGGTTCAGTTTGTCCCTCGTCAAAAGCTCGATCAACTCGCGGGGTCGGAGCGTCACCAGGGGATTGTAGCATCGGTGGCTGCTCATGAATACGCAGAAATAGACGATTTGTTTGATAGAGCTAAGGAGCGTGGGGAAGATCCATTCTTTATTTTATTAGATGGGTTAGAAGATCCTCACAATCTAGGGTCTGTTCTGCGTACGGCAGATGCGGTTGGCGCTCACGGCGTCATTATTCCTAAGAATCGGGCGGTTGGCTTGACATCGGTAGTCGCAAAAGCGTCAACGGGAGCTATTGAGTATATTCCTGTTACGAGAGTGACCAATTTAGCGAGGACGATGAAAGAGTTAAAGGAGCGAGGCGTTTGGTTTGTTGGAACAGCAGCGGATGCTCCAAAGGATTATAAGAAAATGGAGGCGAAGCTCCCGCTGTGTCTCGTGATTGGGAACGAAGGGAAAGGAATATCTCGTTTAGTCCGTGAGGCATGTGATTTCCTTGTCAGCATTCCGATGCGAGGTAAAGTAACCTCACTGAATGCTTCGGTGGCAGCGGGTCTATTGCTTTATGAAATTCAACGTATCAGAGAGACTGAATCCTAA
- a CDS encoding ribonuclease III domain-containing protein, which yields MEINQVSRTRVQDINVLALAYLGDAVIELHVREHLLLSGLVKPNGLHQEAIRYVSARGQADFLHHLMEQEFLTEEELSVVRRGRNAKSATVPKNTDVQTYRYGTAFETLIGHLYYEGYEDRVEDLLKRLMVFHSSN from the coding sequence ATGGAAATTAATCAAGTGTCTAGAACACGTGTACAGGATATCAATGTACTCGCATTAGCCTATTTGGGAGATGCAGTTATTGAACTGCATGTGAGAGAACATTTATTATTGAGTGGTTTAGTTAAACCTAATGGCCTTCATCAGGAAGCGATTCGTTATGTTTCGGCAAGGGGGCAGGCAGACTTTTTGCATCACCTGATGGAACAGGAATTCTTAACTGAAGAAGAACTGTCCGTAGTACGACGAGGAAGAAATGCAAAGTCTGCCACGGTCCCTAAGAATACGGACGTACAAACCTATCGCTATGGAACAGCGTTTGAAACGCTCATTGGGCATTTATACTATGAAGGTTATGAAGACAGAGTAGAGGACCTTTTGAAGAGGCTTATGGTGTTTCATTCTTCTAACTAA
- the cysS gene encoding cysteine--tRNA ligase yields the protein MTLKVFNTLTRKKETFVPIEPGKVKMYVCGPTVYNYIHIGNARPAIVFDTVRRYLQFLGFDVEFVSNFTDVDDKLIKASMERGESVLDIADRFINAYKEDVRALNVQEATANPRATETMPEIIEFISKLVEKGYAYESGGDVYFRTKTFKNYGKLSHQSIDELKVGARIDIGENKEDPLDFTLWKAAKPGEINWESPWGIGRPGWHIECSAMVEKFLGDTIDIHAGGQDLTFPHHENEIAQSEALHDETMANYWIHNGYIKINNEKMSKSIGNVVLVHDLIKAFDPNVLRFFMLTVHYRNPINFSEDLLKSAEQSFDRLKTTYGNLKHRLSLSASLLETKDEDFDRIDSFRSAFLEAMNDDFNTANAITVMFDAAKEANIMLQKENSSKALLESYIKLFESFGEVLGLSFKAEDIVDEDIEALINKRQEARKNRDFALADEIRDELKNKGIILEDTPQGVRWKRV from the coding sequence ATGACTTTAAAGGTATTTAATACGTTGACCCGAAAAAAAGAGACCTTTGTGCCAATTGAACCAGGGAAAGTAAAAATGTACGTTTGTGGACCTACTGTATACAACTATATCCATATTGGAAACGCGCGTCCTGCCATCGTTTTTGATACGGTTCGACGTTATCTCCAATTCTTGGGGTTTGATGTGGAATTTGTTTCCAATTTTACAGATGTTGATGATAAACTGATAAAAGCATCAATGGAACGCGGTGAGAGTGTTCTTGATATCGCAGACCGGTTTATCAATGCCTACAAAGAGGATGTTCGGGCGTTAAATGTACAGGAAGCGACGGCCAATCCTAGAGCGACTGAAACGATGCCTGAAATCATTGAGTTTATAAGTAAGTTAGTGGAAAAGGGCTATGCTTATGAATCGGGCGGTGATGTGTATTTTCGAACCAAAACCTTCAAAAACTATGGGAAGCTTTCTCATCAATCCATTGATGAATTAAAAGTCGGGGCACGAATTGACATTGGTGAAAACAAAGAAGACCCGCTAGACTTCACTTTATGGAAAGCCGCTAAGCCAGGTGAGATAAACTGGGAAAGTCCTTGGGGGATCGGTCGCCCGGGTTGGCATATTGAATGCTCAGCGATGGTAGAGAAGTTTCTTGGGGATACGATCGATATTCATGCAGGCGGACAGGATTTAACGTTTCCTCACCATGAAAACGAAATTGCCCAATCGGAAGCGCTTCATGATGAAACAATGGCTAATTATTGGATCCACAACGGATACATTAAAATTAATAATGAAAAGATGTCTAAGTCTATTGGGAATGTCGTATTAGTTCATGACTTAATAAAGGCATTTGATCCGAATGTTCTTCGCTTTTTCATGTTGACGGTTCACTATCGAAATCCAATTAACTTCAGTGAAGATTTGTTGAAAAGTGCTGAACAATCGTTCGACCGCTTGAAGACAACGTATGGGAATTTGAAGCATCGCTTGTCACTCAGCGCGAGCCTGTTGGAGACTAAGGATGAGGACTTTGACAGAATTGACTCCTTCCGTTCTGCGTTTCTTGAGGCCATGAATGATGACTTTAATACAGCAAATGCGATTACGGTCATGTTTGATGCAGCTAAAGAAGCCAATATCATGCTCCAAAAAGAAAACTCTTCGAAGGCACTATTAGAAAGTTATATTAAACTCTTTGAATCATTTGGTGAAGTCCTTGGTCTTTCCTTCAAAGCAGAAGACATCGTGGATGAAGATATTGAGGCGTTGATTAACAAACGTCAAGAAGCCCGAAAGAATCGAGACTTTGCATTGGCAGATGAAATCAGGGATGAACTGAAAAATAAAGGGATAATACTAGAAGACACCCCACAAGGTGTTCGTTGGAAACGGGTTTGA
- the cysE gene encoding serine O-acetyltransferase, with the protein MFKSLREDIAVVFEQDPAARNSLEIILTYSGLHAIWAHRLAHWLWVRRRRFWARVVSQFSRFVTGIEIHPGAVIGKRFFIDHGMGVVIGETCEIGDNVTLFQGVTLGGTGKEKGKRHPTLGNNVLVASGAKVLGAITIGNNSKIGAGSVVLMDVPENSTVVGIPGKIVRQDGKKVSRDLNHRDLPDPIDDICKTMQGEIDALKKEISELKRRLDV; encoded by the coding sequence ATGTTCAAGTCATTGCGTGAAGATATAGCGGTTGTGTTTGAACAAGACCCAGCCGCTCGTAACTCATTGGAGATTATTTTAACGTATTCAGGCCTTCATGCGATTTGGGCGCACCGCCTGGCGCACTGGCTGTGGGTGAGGAGACGCCGCTTTTGGGCCAGAGTGGTTTCACAGTTCAGTCGGTTCGTAACGGGGATTGAGATTCATCCGGGTGCCGTAATAGGCAAACGCTTTTTTATTGATCATGGCATGGGAGTCGTAATTGGAGAAACCTGTGAAATTGGTGATAATGTGACCTTGTTTCAAGGGGTGACATTAGGGGGAACTGGAAAAGAGAAGGGAAAACGTCATCCAACTTTAGGGAATAATGTATTAGTTGCTTCAGGGGCGAAGGTGCTTGGGGCGATCACAATTGGAAACAATTCAAAGATAGGAGCAGGCTCAGTCGTGTTAATGGATGTTCCGGAGAATTCAACAGTTGTAGGTATTCCCGGGAAAATTGTACGGCAGGATGGTAAGAAAGTCAGCCGGGATTTGAACCATCGTGATTTACCGGATCCTATTGATGATATATGTAAAACCATGCAGGGAGAAATCGATGCCCTTAAGAAAGAAATCAGCGAGCTAAAAAGGAGATTGGATGTATGA